One genomic window of Fusarium fujikuroi IMI 58289 draft genome, chromosome FFUJ_chr01 includes the following:
- a CDS encoding related to phytase, producing MAPASGILKSKAAPGVSGYQPVHQDEGDGHDDGPREPPTQPIIPRGPIRSYRNTIMLLSGLVVILMAINLYLSLPFAFSGSGSGSCPGDPPRVPQYFQTSPQLWPGVTETGKPAFMAQTHVFEPTATFVPNDPLQTSIPIEGMKEGNRSIFQMMGYLSPYSPSTGFGVDEYPIPPGAEIVQVQMLSRHGARYPTPGSNVATLGERLANASAGLKTSGALEFLMDWKYELGKAILVPRGRQELFESGVLHSYMYGSLYNPQSKLIVRTTTQDRMLKSAENWMAGFFGLEWTNNATIEVIIEAPGFNNSLAGGLNCPNSDKADYVTPVAVWYEKYLKDATARFNNVTEGFTWTPADVWAAQNMCPYETVAYGFSRFCDLFTYKEWEHFGYSIDLGFSSGAGFQSPVGRATGLGYQQEVMARLKNHTLGYSGSQINTTLDSMKETFPLNQSLYFDFSHDTNIISILTAFGLRQFAEELPTDEYPGEHEFVVSKLTPFGARLDIEIIKAPSPVSPKRDGYLDGKETKYIHFILNQRTVPLGRSFPECDVSRKDGWCDLDTFIEVQDKMAEKAQFDYSCFGDYSSQPYGKVTDGVPPS from the exons ATGGCTCCAGCTTCAGGAATTCTCAAGTCAAAAGCAGCCCCGGGTGTTTCGGGCTACCAGCCAGTGCATCAAGATGAGGGTGATGGCCACGATGATGGCCCTAGGGAACCTCCCACTCAACCAATCATACCGCGTGGCCCAATTCGTTCATACAGGAACACCATAATGCTTCTGTCAGGCCTTGTCGTTATTCTTATGGCCATAAACCTTTATCTTAGCCTCCCGTTTGCCttctccggctccggctccggctcatGTCCGGGTGACCCACCCCGAGTTCCCCAGTATTTTCAGACGTCGCCGCAACTATGGCCCGGCGTTACCGAAACTGGAAAGCCGGCTTTCATGGCACAAACCCACGTCTTTGAGCCTACTGCCACCTTTGTCCCCAATGATCCGTTACAGACATCTATCCCTATCGAAGGCATGAAGGAGGGTAACCGAAGCATCTTCCAGATGATGGGTTACCTGAGCCCTTATTCTCCATCTACAGGCTTCGGCGTGGACGAGTATCCAATCCCTCCAGGCGCTGAGATCGTTCAGGTCCAGATGCTTTCTCGCCATGGTGCCCGATATCCAACTCCAGGTTCGAACGTCGCAACCCTTGGTGAGCGACTTGCCAATGCTTCGGCTGGCCTCAAGACCAGTGGTGCCCTTGAGTTTTTGATGGACTGGAAATACGAACTCGGAAAGGCCATCCTAGTCCCAAGGGGTCGACAGGAGCTCTTCGAGTCTG GCGTCTTGCATAGTTACATGTATGGTAGCTTGTACAACCCTCAAAGCAAACTCATCGTCCGAACTACA ACTCAAGATCGCATGCTGAAATCTGCAGAAAACTGGATGGCTGGCTTCTTTGGCCTCGAGTG GACCAATAATGCTACTATCGAAGTGATCATCGAGGCCCCTGGTTTCAACAACTCCCTTGCTGGAGGACTAAACTGCCCCAACTCCGACAAGGCGGATTATGTGACTCCTGTGGCCGTATGGTATGAGAAGTACCTCAAAGACG CAACTGCCCGATTCAATAACGTGACAGAGGGTTTCACGTGGACACCAGCAGACGTCTGGGCTGCACAAAACATGTGTCCCTATGAAACTGTTGCATACGGCTTTAGTAGATTCTGTGACCTCTTTACATACAAGGAATGGGAACACTTTGGCTACTCTATCGACCTTGGATTCTCTTCTGGGGCTGGGTTCCAAAGCCCAGTAGGC CGAGCTACTGGCCTCGGCTATCAACAAGAGGTCATGGCAAGGCTTAAGAATCATACCCTTGGTTACTCTGGCTCCCAGATCAACACGACACTGGACAGCATGAAGGAGACATTTCCTCTGAACCAAAGTCTTTACTTTGACTTTTCTCatgacaccaacatcatctctaTCCTGACAGCCTTTGGCCTTCGCCAATTTGCTGAGGAGCTTCCCACTGACGAATATCCCGGCGAACATGAGTTCGTTGTTTCTAAACTGACTCCTTTCGGTGCGCGTTTAGACATCGAAATCATCAAGGCGCCCAGCCCTGTCTCACCAAAGAGAGACGGCTACCTTGATGGCAAAGAGACCAAGTACATTCACTTCATACTCAACCAACGCACTGTGCCTCTGGGCAGGAGTTTTCCGGAATGTGACGTCAGCCGTAAGGACGGCTGGTGTGACCTGGATACATTCATCGAGGTTCAGGACAAGATGGCAGAAAAGGCACAGTTCGACTACTCTTGCTTCGGAGATTACTCGTCACAACCATATGGTAAGGTAACAGACGGAGTGCCGCCTTCTTGA
- a CDS encoding probable ammonium transporter MEAA, which yields MSYVIPGPPTAFNGTNEELGGDSTTENLNQWYQSGDQAFIILSACLVLLMVPGIAFLYSGLARRKSALSMLWVVMMSFSVIVFQWYFWGFSLAFSTTSNNPFIGDLKHFGLMKVWGAPSVGSPLIPALLYSFYQMMFCAVTGALTVGAVAERGRVVPSMVFIFFWATLVYCPLAYWVWNPNGWGFVNGVLDYAGGVPVEIGSGMSAFAYSWVLGRRNEKMMMNFRPHNISLITLGTMFLWFGWLGFNGGSSFGANLRAVMACWNSCLTAMFAAMTWCVLDFRLARKWSMVGWCSGTISGLVAATPASGFLDPWASIILGVVAGVACNFATKIKFLVRIDDSLDVFAEHGVGGIVGLIFNAFFARGSIIGLDGVNTGASGGFMDGNYVIIGWQIAAIVAASAYAFVMSAIIAKIIDFIPGLKLRASEEAELLGMDDDQHGEFSYDYVEVRRDFLAWSPHRGEPAEDGDVLEPTHGIQEHQSMMNPSESDDVRKTPSLNTPDVVAPDAVINEKHA from the exons ATGTCTTATGTTATCCCTGGGCCCCCGACTGCCTTCAATGGCACCAATGAAGAGCTTGGTGGTGATTCCA CTACCGAGAACCTCAACCAATGGTACCAATCTGGCGACCAggccttcatcatcctctccgCCTGCCTCGTCCTTCTCATGGTCCCTGGCATTGCCTTCCTGTACTCTGGTCTTGCCCGAAGAAAATCAGCCCTCTCCATGCTCTGGGTTGTTATGATGTCCTTCTCCGTCATTGTCTTCCAGTGGTACTTCTGGGGCTTCTCTCTCGCCTTCTCTACAACTTCCAACAACCCCTTCATCGGTGATCTCAAGCATTTCGGTCTCATGAAGGTCTGGGGTGCTCCCTCAGTCGGATCTCCTCTTATCCCTGCTCTGCTTTACTCTTTCTATCAGATGATGTTCTGCGCTGTCACTGGCGCTCTTACAGTCGGCGCTGTCGCAGAGCGAGGCCGCGTTGTGCCAAGCATGgtgttcatcttcttctgggccaCTCTTGTCTACTGCCCTCTCGCGTACTGGGTCTGGAACCCTAATGGTTGGGGCTTCGTTAACGGCGTTCTCGACTACGCTGGTGGTGTTCCCGTCGAGATTGGCTCCGGCATGTCCGCATTCGCCTACTCTTGGGTTCTGGGCCGCCGCAacgagaagatgatgatgaacttcCGTCCTCACAACATCTCCCTCATCACTCTCGGTACCATGTTCCTCTGGTTCGGCTGGCTCGGCTTCAATGGTGGCTCTTCTTTCGGTGCTAACCTCCGTGCTGTTATGGCTTGCTGGAACTCCTGCCTCACTGCCATGTTTGCTGCTATGACTTGGTGCGTTCTCGATTTCCGCCTGGCTCGTAAGTGGTCCATGGTCGGCTGGTGCTCTGGCACTATCTCTGGCCTTGTTGCTGCTACTCCTGCTTCCGGTTTCCTCGACCCTTGGGCTAGCATCATCCTGGGTGTTGTCGCTGGTGTCGCTTGCAATTTTGCCACAAAGA TCAAGTTCCTTGTTCGAATTGACGACTCTCTCGATGTGTTTGCCGAGCACGGTGTCGGTGGTATCGTTGGTCTCATCTTCAATGCTTTTTTCGCCCGTGGCTCTATCATTGGCCTCGACGGTGTCAACACTGGTGCTTCAGGTGGCTTCATGGATGGCAACTACGTCATCATTGGCTGGCAAATCGCTGCCATTGTCGCTGCCTCCGCTTATGCCTTCGTCATGtctgccatcatcgccaagattATCGACTTCATTCCTGGACTGAAGCTCCGTGCCTctgaagaggctgagctCCTTGGTATGGATGATGACCAGCACGGCGAGTTCTCTTACGACTACGTTGAGGTTCGCCGAGACTTCCTTGCTTGGAGCCCTCACCGTGGTGAGCCcgctgaagatggtgatgtgCTTGAGCCTACCCATGGCATTCAGGAGCACCAGTCTATGATGAACCCAAGCGAATCCGATGATGTCCGCAAGACTCCTTCTCTTAACACGCCCGATGTCGTTGCACCCGACGCGGTGATTAACGAGAAGCATGCTTAA